One Obesumbacterium proteus DNA window includes the following coding sequences:
- a CDS encoding acyl carrier protein gives MLNRKIVMDYTLSCLQDMVESGLDIKPDSDLVNDLGLESIKVMDLLMMLEDRFDISIPINILLDVRTPAQLLESLIPYLENINEPV, from the coding sequence ATGTTAAACCGTAAAATAGTAATGGACTATACTCTTTCCTGCCTACAGGATATGGTCGAAAGTGGATTAGATATAAAACCCGATAGTGACCTCGTTAATGACCTTGGTTTGGAGTCCATAAAAGTAATGGACTTATTGATGATGTTGGAAGATAGATTTGATATTTCCATTCCCATTAATATATTGCTGGATGTCAGAACGCCAGCACAATTATTAGAATCCTTAATTCCATACCTGGAGAATATCAATGAGCCTGTATGA
- the spt gene encoding serine palmitoyltransferase, with translation MSLYDKFSRLASEREQFCTSGINPFGTCIDDVYSATEGRIGNQKVILAGTNNYLGLTFNTQAIADGQMALATQGTGTTGSRMANGSYKSHIALEQEIADFFNRPTAIVFSTGYTANLGIISALAGHGSVVLLDADSHASIYDACTLGGAEIIRFRHNDAKDLERRMIRLGDRARDAIIIVEGIYSMLGDVAPLAEIVDIKRRLGGYLIVDEAHSFGVMGATGRGLAEEVGVEQDVDIIVGTFSKSLASIGGFAVGSKAMDVLHYASRPFIFTASPSPSCIASVRSSLKTIAEQPELRQKLWDNSHRLYGGLDKLGYKLGSHISPVVPVIIGHKEDGLRIWRELIELGVYVNLILPPAAPAGITLLRCSVNAAHSEEQIDAIIHAFATLKNNTQ, from the coding sequence ATGAGCCTGTATGATAAGTTTTCACGCCTTGCTAGCGAGCGAGAACAATTTTGCACATCTGGTATAAATCCATTCGGGACCTGTATTGACGATGTTTATTCCGCGACAGAAGGACGCATTGGCAATCAGAAGGTTATTCTGGCTGGTACCAATAATTATTTAGGACTAACCTTCAATACTCAGGCAATTGCCGATGGACAGATGGCATTAGCTACTCAGGGTACAGGAACAACTGGCTCCCGTATGGCAAACGGTAGCTATAAATCACATATAGCTTTAGAGCAAGAAATCGCAGATTTCTTTAACCGCCCTACCGCTATCGTTTTTTCTACAGGCTACACCGCTAATTTGGGAATAATCAGTGCACTTGCTGGTCATGGTTCCGTTGTATTACTTGATGCGGACAGTCACGCCAGTATTTATGATGCCTGTACTCTGGGCGGCGCTGAAATTATTCGTTTCCGCCACAATGACGCGAAGGATCTTGAGCGCCGTATGATTCGCCTTGGCGACCGTGCTCGAGATGCGATAATTATTGTTGAAGGTATCTACAGCATGCTAGGGGATGTTGCGCCACTGGCCGAAATTGTCGATATCAAACGCCGGCTGGGCGGATATTTGATCGTCGATGAAGCACATTCCTTTGGCGTGATGGGGGCTACAGGTAGAGGACTTGCTGAAGAGGTAGGGGTTGAACAAGATGTCGATATCATCGTGGGTACATTCAGCAAAAGCTTGGCTTCAATTGGTGGATTTGCCGTCGGCTCTAAAGCAATGGATGTGTTGCATTATGCTAGCCGCCCCTTTATTTTCACAGCGTCACCATCGCCATCCTGCATTGCCTCTGTTCGCTCATCCCTAAAAACCATTGCTGAACAGCCGGAGCTACGCCAAAAACTCTGGGACAACTCTCATCGATTATATGGTGGGTTAGATAAACTGGGCTATAAGCTAGGCTCACATATTAGCCCAGTTGTACCGGTAATCATTGGACATAAAGAAGATGGCTTACGTATCTGGAGAGAACTGATCGAGCTAGGAGTCTATGTTAACTTAATTCTACCGCCAGCAGCGCCAGCTGGCATAACATTGTTGCGCTGCAGCGTTAATGCAGCACACAGCGAAGAGCAGATCGACGCCATTATTCACGCATTTGCGACACTAAAAAATAATACTCAGTAG
- a CDS encoding NAD-dependent epimerase/dehydratase family protein → MKRTVAVTGGTGFIGKHIIDNLLSRGLNVRALTRSSRNDPRSNITWIRGELEDLESLARFVDGANFVVHCAGQVRGRSEDIFAQCNVAGSLRVMQAAKESGSCERFLFMSSLAARYPELSWYANSKYIAEQHLVDMASGISLGIFRPTAVYGPGDKELKPLFSWLLRGILLRFSSIETRLSLLHVSDLAEAVSQWLTTEQPHTHPYELCDGAPNGYDWNRIQEIGASIRNSSVQLVGVPLPLLKLIANVSTLASYLIGKEPMLTRSKIRELTHPDWSASNKFLSKHINWSPKIDLEYALRNGLF, encoded by the coding sequence ATGAAAAGGACAGTTGCAGTAACCGGTGGCACTGGCTTCATTGGTAAGCATATCATCGATAACCTGCTTTCCCGTGGCCTGAATGTTCGGGCCCTAACCAGATCTTCACGCAACGATCCTCGTAGTAATATCACGTGGATCCGCGGAGAACTGGAGGACTTAGAGTCACTTGCTAGGTTTGTTGATGGTGCGAATTTTGTCGTCCATTGCGCTGGCCAAGTTCGCGGACGCAGTGAAGATATTTTTGCTCAATGCAATGTCGCTGGAAGCCTACGCGTTATGCAGGCGGCCAAAGAAAGCGGAAGCTGTGAACGATTCCTGTTTATGTCTTCTCTCGCGGCACGCTATCCAGAATTATCATGGTACGCAAACTCCAAATATATTGCCGAGCAACACCTGGTGGACATGGCATCGGGAATTTCTCTGGGCATTTTTCGCCCAACTGCGGTTTATGGCCCGGGGGATAAAGAATTAAAGCCTTTATTCAGCTGGCTGTTACGTGGGATCCTTCTGCGATTCAGTTCGATTGAAACTCGTCTGTCGCTCCTTCATGTGAGCGATTTGGCCGAGGCCGTTAGCCAATGGTTAACCACTGAGCAGCCGCACACTCATCCATATGAACTATGCGACGGTGCTCCTAACGGGTATGACTGGAATCGAATTCAAGAAATAGGTGCTTCGATACGTAATAGCTCAGTGCAATTAGTCGGAGTCCCTTTGCCTTTACTCAAACTCATTGCAAATGTTAGCACTCTAGCAAGTTATTTAATCGGAAAAGAGCCCATGCTAACTCGTAGTAAAATCCGAGAATTAACACACCCCGACTGGTCTGCAAGCAATAAATTTTTGTCTAAGCATATTAATTGGTCACCTAAAATTGACCTCGAATATGCATTACGCAACGGCTTATTTTAA
- the lptG gene encoding LPS export ABC transporter permease LptG — protein sequence MNIFSRYLMRNIFIGFAAAAGLLIPLFTTFNLVNELDDVSAGGYHWTQAILIVLMTLPRTLIDLGPFIALLGGIVGLGQLSKSMELTAIRTTGFSIFRIAMVALCTGLILTVSLGVVDEWFASPLQQYALQMKNAATALDGSNESQGNILWARSGNEFVTVKALDDHNQPVGIEVFYYRPDRSLASYVYASHATVLDGNMWTLNHVSEKNWVNGKEIVEVKESLKWQSIFTGMTLEELTMPSDSFSIKQLNQYIVYLKNTGQPSIEFNMALWQKIGRGILTLAMILLAIPFTFTAPRSPGLGSRLAIGVIVGLLTYISYQIVVNVGLLFRLNVEMVTITPPAFLLIIALILIYQFDRRS from the coding sequence ATGAATATATTCAGCCGTTATTTAATGCGCAATATTTTTATAGGTTTTGCAGCAGCAGCGGGGTTGCTAATCCCGCTTTTCACGACGTTTAATCTCGTGAACGAGCTCGATGATGTTAGCGCTGGCGGGTATCATTGGACACAGGCCATTTTGATCGTGTTGATGACCTTACCTAGAACGCTTATTGATCTTGGTCCTTTTATTGCGCTACTCGGTGGGATCGTAGGTCTTGGTCAGCTTTCTAAAAGCATGGAGTTAACAGCAATACGCACTACAGGTTTTTCAATCTTTAGAATTGCGATGGTGGCATTATGCACCGGCCTGATTTTAACCGTATCACTCGGCGTAGTTGATGAATGGTTCGCCTCTCCACTGCAGCAATATGCATTGCAAATGAAAAATGCTGCAACTGCGTTGGATGGTAGTAACGAAAGTCAGGGAAACATTCTATGGGCCAGAAGCGGAAATGAGTTTGTGACGGTGAAAGCTTTGGATGATCATAATCAGCCAGTCGGCATTGAGGTTTTTTACTATCGGCCCGATCGTTCTCTAGCGTCATATGTTTATGCGTCACATGCGACTGTCCTTGATGGAAATATGTGGACACTTAATCATGTGAGTGAAAAAAACTGGGTAAATGGAAAAGAAATAGTAGAAGTGAAAGAAAGCTTAAAATGGCAGTCGATATTTACCGGCATGACATTGGAAGAGCTGACAATGCCCAGTGACAGTTTTTCAATAAAGCAACTTAATCAATATATTGTCTATCTGAAAAATACAGGGCAGCCAAGTATTGAATTTAATATGGCGTTATGGCAAAAAATAGGACGTGGCATTTTGACTTTAGCCATGATTTTGCTGGCTATACCATTTACCTTCACTGCCCCACGCTCTCCGGGATTAGGCAGCCGCTTAGCCATCGGTGTTATTGTTGGGTTGTTGACTTATATTAGTTATCAAATCGTCGTTAATGTGGGTTTATTGTTCCGCCTTAATGTTGAGATGGTTACGATTACTCCTCCGGCGTTTCTCTTAATTATTGCGTTAATATTGATTTATCAATTTGACCGGCGATCATGA